A single Wolbachia endosymbiont (group A) of Bibio marci DNA region contains:
- a CDS encoding alanine/glycine:cation symporter family protein, with the protein MIVKINELLNSFLYIKIFNIPFIIIWVIATGVFCTIQFKFTNFRLFKHGIQTLFNLKCNNNNNGIITHIQAFATVISGTVGLGTISGVAIAITIGGPSAVFWMVITGILGMSIKFAEVVLAFTYRSENTTGGAFYYMKYGLAKIGFAKTGRFLAFTYAIMLLIAMILGGIPFQANQIAALSNNLFEYNASIIISLLVFIVILGGIKRIAFVSTSLAPIMIVLYVGMCIYLIYVNRSNLLNALSIIFQDIFNKSAIGGGVLSGLIAGVRRSVFANEAGTGTAAIAHSAVKEEDPIKVGCVAMIAPLIDTILISFLTGIVIIITGMHSTDNVGDITLISSVFSTALPLFSKLVFPLMMFSFAFSTIIAYCYYCEVALLYLFGNKKILIPFQILIVVSVYISCMSKDIEFISYLGDSLFMCLMVPNAVAIYLLRREVLNTIDSYYNSKRY; encoded by the coding sequence ATGATTGTAAAAATAAATGAACTGTTAAATTCATTTCTGTACATAAAGATATTCAACATTCCATTTATAATTATTTGGGTAATTGCAACTGGGGTTTTTTGTACCATCCAATTCAAATTCACTAACTTTAGATTGTTCAAGCATGGAATACAGACGCTATTCAATCTAAAGTGTAATAACAATAACAATGGCATAATCACTCATATTCAAGCGTTTGCAACAGTAATTTCAGGAACAGTTGGCCTTGGAACAATATCAGGAGTTGCAATAGCTATCACAATAGGGGGCCCAAGTGCAGTTTTTTGGATGGTAATTACCGGAATACTTGGTATGTCGATAAAGTTTGCCGAGGTGGTGCTTGCATTCACTTATCGCTCTGAAAATACAACTGGTGGTGCTTTTTATTACATGAAATACGGGCTTGCAAAGATTGGATTTGCAAAAACTGGTAGATTTCTTGCCTTTACTTATGCAATTATGCTACTTATTGCAATGATTTTGGGCGGTATACCATTTCAAGCGAATCAGATAGCAGCATTGTCAAATAACCTCTTTGAATACAACGCGTCCATTATTATATCTCTGCTTGTCTTTATTGTAATATTGGGAGGAATAAAGCGCATTGCTTTCGTTTCAACGAGCTTAGCACCAATTATGATAGTGCTATATGTGGGTATGTGTATATATTTAATTTATGTAAACAGAAGTAATTTGCTGAATGCTTTATCTATAATATTTCAAGATATTTTCAATAAATCGGCTATAGGAGGCGGAGTATTGAGCGGATTAATAGCCGGAGTGAGAAGATCAGTGTTTGCCAACGAAGCAGGTACCGGAACAGCAGCTATAGCACATTCAGCTGTAAAAGAAGAAGATCCAATTAAAGTTGGGTGTGTTGCAATGATTGCACCACTTATAGACACAATATTAATCTCATTTTTGACTGGTATTGTGATAATTATCACTGGTATGCATAGCACTGATAACGTGGGTGATATTACACTAATTAGTTCGGTATTCTCAACAGCTTTGCCCTTGTTCAGCAAGTTAGTTTTTCCGCTAATGATGTTTTCCTTTGCATTTTCTACAATAATAGCTTATTGTTACTACTGTGAAGTTGCTTTGCTGTATTTATTTGGTAATAAAAAAATACTGATACCGTTCCAAATTCTTATAGTGGTTTCAGTGTATATCAGTTGTATGTCAAAGGATATAGAATTTATATCTTATCTAGGTGACAGTTTGTTCATGTGCCTTATGGTTCCAAATGCTGTTGCAATATATCTACTGAGAAGGGAAGTTTTGAATACAATAGATTCTTATTACAATTCTAAAAGGTATTAA